The following are encoded together in the Pedobacter sp. D749 genome:
- a CDS encoding thioredoxin family protein: MRLFLISAYIGLITLCHTATFGQGIKFEELTMRAAMAKASDPASPKLIFMDCYTSWCIPCIEMAKMEFPKKVMGDYFNPKFVSVKFDMEKGEGKELAKKYNVSAYPTFLILSASGQEINRVVGKAGAEDFIEKVKAALDPKNSLAGLKAAYEAKKDLTNGLPYAKALYQNSKDPSPVLEEIFDHAEEYERFSVDFLEMALGTVKFGSPFFRKIMLEKQHLDLAMGTEVINRILFDKVRKDMYIIAYENGARYNVFFTPKEVEDIAYTISLLKLDPQEPENHICRIALFVVNKDLDGMIAYYKRYIQQLPTNTVFKGILEDVLFKQTPKATEAQKAAIKDYFKSASESYGKTARQYDAITEKIK; this comes from the coding sequence ATGAGACTATTTTTAATTTCAGCATATATTGGATTGATTACCCTATGCCATACTGCAACCTTTGGCCAGGGTATAAAATTTGAGGAGCTGACAATGCGTGCAGCGATGGCTAAAGCTTCCGACCCTGCCAGCCCTAAACTGATCTTTATGGACTGCTACACCAGCTGGTGCATTCCATGCATTGAGATGGCTAAAATGGAATTTCCCAAAAAGGTAATGGGCGATTATTTCAACCCAAAGTTCGTTTCTGTAAAATTCGACATGGAAAAGGGAGAGGGGAAGGAGCTTGCGAAAAAATACAACGTCAGTGCTTACCCGACTTTTTTAATTCTTAGTGCTTCGGGACAGGAAATTAACAGGGTGGTGGGAAAAGCCGGTGCCGAAGATTTTATTGAAAAAGTAAAAGCGGCACTAGATCCCAAAAATTCGCTCGCAGGGTTAAAAGCGGCTTATGAGGCAAAAAAAGACTTGACAAATGGGTTGCCTTATGCTAAAGCTTTATATCAAAATTCTAAAGACCCATCACCTGTTTTGGAAGAGATATTTGATCATGCCGAGGAATACGAGCGTTTTAGCGTAGATTTTCTTGAAATGGCATTAGGAACGGTAAAGTTTGGCAGCCCGTTTTTCAGAAAGATAATGCTAGAGAAACAACATTTGGATCTTGCTATGGGTACGGAAGTAATTAATAGAATCCTCTTTGATAAGGTTCGTAAAGATATGTATATCATTGCTTACGAAAATGGTGCTCGGTATAATGTTTTTTTTACGCCAAAAGAGGTGGAGGACATCGCCTATACCATCTCCTTGCTGAAATTAGATCCACAGGAACCTGAAAATCATATTTGTAGGATTGCTTTGTTTGTTGTCAATAAAGATCTGGATGGAATGATCGCTTATTATAAACGGTATATTCAGCAATTGCCAACCAACACCGTTTTTAAAGGCATTCTGGAAGATGTTTTATTTAAGCAGACTCCGAAAGCGACGGAAGCTCAGAAAGCAGCCATAAAAGATTACTTTAAGTCGGCATCAGAATCCTATGGGAAAACAGCCCGCCAGTATGACGCCATAACGGAGAAAATTAAATGA
- a CDS encoding TlpA disulfide reductase family protein, producing the protein MKKSIIAILMATMSLTAFAQSATITGKFKKLLPNGALAESMLIAKPENADLTLIAEPKIDKVTKTFTAELSASDLDVIRYVGMYGELYPFYLHKGENLMIDAGDGAITYSGKVNKENKVFADWYKMLLPLRKYGYTPKGYALPSEGYVKVLDSLEKPVADFVQNINTGNASFDKQVKFLLPYSYKFDVLVPIATGLNVGNKNEYPPYLVNWFKNETFSDKQIWTLPIGFNLMQYFGFAKHIIYNNEQGIGGQLLVPEITDKELKADFALAQAEKGATFDLLGYLATYRSSMVTEKQKAKMKVLEARAKMRVAGGDWIDFSYPDLNGKMHRLSENLGKVVLVDVWATWCKPCLDELPALEAMEKAFEGKNVTFISLSIDTDKAKWKEMVESKKMSGLHLFSNRKGPIADDYELETVPRYMLFDKNGKTVAIDAPRPSDPKLAELINSKL; encoded by the coding sequence ATGAAAAAATCAATTATTGCTATTTTAATGGCGACGATGTCACTGACGGCATTTGCACAGAGTGCTACCATTACAGGTAAATTTAAGAAGCTTCTTCCCAATGGTGCACTAGCTGAGAGTATGCTTATCGCCAAACCAGAAAATGCAGATTTAACTTTAATCGCCGAACCAAAAATCGATAAAGTAACGAAAACTTTTACTGCTGAATTGAGTGCTTCGGATCTGGATGTGATCAGGTATGTTGGCATGTATGGAGAGCTCTATCCATTTTACCTTCATAAAGGAGAAAATCTGATGATTGACGCTGGCGATGGGGCCATTACGTATTCCGGAAAAGTGAATAAAGAAAATAAGGTTTTTGCCGACTGGTATAAAATGTTACTTCCGCTTAGAAAGTATGGTTATACCCCAAAGGGATATGCGTTACCTAGTGAAGGCTATGTGAAGGTGTTGGATTCGTTGGAAAAGCCAGTTGCCGATTTTGTTCAAAACATCAATACTGGAAACGCTTCTTTTGATAAACAAGTTAAATTCCTCCTGCCATACAGCTATAAGTTTGATGTTTTAGTGCCGATTGCGACTGGTTTAAATGTAGGTAATAAAAATGAATATCCTCCTTATCTGGTTAATTGGTTTAAAAATGAGACTTTTTCTGATAAGCAAATCTGGACTTTACCTATAGGTTTTAACTTAATGCAGTACTTTGGTTTTGCAAAACACATTATATACAACAACGAACAAGGTATAGGAGGCCAATTACTTGTACCTGAGATCACTGATAAAGAGTTAAAAGCAGATTTCGCTTTAGCTCAAGCTGAAAAAGGCGCAACTTTCGATCTTTTAGGTTATCTGGCTACCTATCGGTCTTCTATGGTTACTGAGAAACAGAAGGCAAAAATGAAAGTGTTAGAGGCCCGCGCTAAAATGAGGGTTGCAGGAGGAGATTGGATAGATTTTTCATATCCCGATCTGAATGGAAAAATGCACCGTCTGTCAGAAAACCTTGGTAAAGTGGTGCTTGTTGATGTTTGGGCAACCTGGTGTAAACCATGTTTGGACGAGCTACCGGCCCTTGAAGCTATGGAAAAAGCTTTTGAGGGAAAGAATGTGACATTTATCAGCCTCTCCATTGATACCGATAAAGCAAAATGGAAGGAAATGGTAGAAAGTAAGAAAATGTCTGGCTTGCATTTGTTTTCTAACCGCAAGGGGCCGATTGCAGATGACTATGAGTTGGAAACCGTGCCTCGTTACATGTTATTTGATAAAAACGGCAAAACAGTAGCTATTGACGCTCCGAGACCGTCAGATCCAAAACTAGCAGAATTAATCAATTCAAAATTATAA
- a CDS encoding RagB/SusD family nutrient uptake outer membrane protein encodes MKYIYIFFPVLLLMSSCSKFLEEYSTDLKYVQNTDDLNKLMIGEAFMNSPTININGQETLSDLSDNGITIAPWLHVMDDDSEQFALDFVETDKATPLYKLSGFHNWAQSPAVNILNLSWDDLFWKRIYKHIGAINAILFQASKLAETSDNSTLKHIRGECYFLRANYYFLLQNVYGSPYRVSSAATDEGVPLKISEKVEDNYFKRDNNDKIYKQIVADLEQAEQYLQGYDPGTKIRVGIAAVKILQSRVYLYTEQYDKAIAAGKSFDAMGYTLNDLNQYSPNTNFTSRSSGESIFTMGQHTIATVFLNDSTSAWNGDDRRASSFKASTNLMSTYASDDLRLNAFFQKSAKTKSWLPAKYRGWQTSNDPEQVSCIFSLRYAEVILNNAEALAMAGATEEARNEIQKLRLKRFRNTSMDQIPAANRELVEFIRAERRRELCFEGHRWFDLRRYAVNSKYPLPQDFNIRHPAYSYNAQTNAYTPIGNYVLKSFAQDAAGWQVPIPNYAIEFNRGTLTNPVRSVRTVQPL; translated from the coding sequence ATGAAATACATTTATATTTTTTTTCCTGTATTGTTGCTGATGTCATCCTGCAGCAAATTTTTGGAGGAATACTCAACAGATCTGAAATATGTTCAAAACACAGATGATCTGAACAAACTGATGATCGGAGAGGCATTCATGAATAGCCCTACAATTAATATTAACGGTCAGGAAACATTGAGCGATCTTTCAGATAATGGTATAACCATCGCACCATGGCTCCATGTGATGGACGACGATTCCGAACAGTTTGCGCTTGACTTTGTGGAAACCGACAAGGCGACACCACTATATAAGCTTTCTGGATTCCACAACTGGGCGCAGAGCCCCGCCGTAAATATCTTAAACCTTTCCTGGGATGATTTATTCTGGAAGAGGATATATAAGCATATTGGTGCAATAAACGCCATTCTATTTCAAGCGTCAAAATTGGCTGAGACATCCGACAATTCAACCTTAAAACATATTCGTGGTGAATGCTATTTCTTAAGGGCCAATTATTATTTTCTTCTACAAAATGTTTATGGCAGTCCATACCGTGTCAGCTCCGCTGCTACAGATGAAGGTGTTCCATTGAAGATCTCTGAAAAAGTAGAAGACAATTATTTTAAAAGAGACAACAATGATAAGATTTATAAACAGATTGTTGCCGATCTGGAACAGGCCGAACAATACTTACAGGGCTATGATCCGGGCACCAAAATACGGGTTGGGATTGCAGCGGTGAAAATCCTGCAAAGCCGGGTATATTTATATACGGAACAGTATGATAAAGCAATCGCTGCAGGTAAAAGTTTTGACGCAATGGGTTACACGCTTAATGACCTGAACCAATATTCACCGAATACCAATTTCACTTCCCGGAGTTCCGGTGAATCCATTTTCACCATGGGACAGCATACAATTGCTACTGTATTTCTGAATGATTCTACATCTGCATGGAATGGAGACGACCGTAGGGCTTCATCGTTTAAAGCATCAACTAATTTAATGAGTACTTATGCTTCAGATGATCTGAGACTTAATGCTTTCTTTCAAAAGTCTGCTAAAACTAAATCCTGGTTGCCTGCGAAATACCGTGGCTGGCAAACCTCCAATGATCCGGAACAGGTATCCTGTATTTTTTCGCTCCGCTATGCAGAAGTAATTTTAAACAATGCAGAGGCCTTAGCTATGGCTGGAGCGACTGAAGAGGCAAGAAATGAAATCCAGAAACTGCGGTTGAAACGGTTTCGTAATACCAGTATGGATCAAATACCAGCAGCAAATCGTGAGTTGGTTGAATTTATCAGGGCAGAACGACGACGGGAATTGTGTTTTGAAGGACATAGATGGTTTGACTTACGGCGGTACGCGGTAAATTCCAAATACCCGCTTCCACAGGATTTTAACATCAGGCATCCTGCTTACAGCTATAATGCGCAAACCAATGCATATACCCCCATTGGCAATTATGTATTAAAATCTTTTGCACAGGATGCGGCGGGCTGGCAGGTTCCTATTCCAAATTATGCCATAGAATTCAACAGGGGTACATTAACAAATCCCGTTAGAAGTGTACGTACTGTTCAACCTTTATAA
- a CDS encoding SusC/RagA family TonB-linked outer membrane protein: MNYFLIHKDKGRRVPSEPGDTVTNSSTSPFIVKFIFIFLAFFVLQLSSKLSAQTVSINLKDAPFVQAAEAISKQTKYDFSYNDRILKKAKPVTLKLINEPLINALRKLFAEQPLTYEIKDRIIIILDKSASAPSGLTETPVEGRVTAEDGKPLDGATIKVKGSNFSTRTDENGKFVIPTQYANATLEIHHLGYAKLEVNAMRARTITLELVSSALNEVTIVNTGYEKIDSRKLTSSITTIKMDSIITPGINTIDKLLEGRVPGMIFMQNSGQVGAAPRLRIRGTTTILGNREPLWVLDGIVLTDPVNVNPKDINDLDFVNLLGNAIAGLNPQDIDQIDVLKDASATALYGAKAGNGVIVITTKKGKVGKPTISYSGTTSFSRHPRYSDKSMYMMNSQERIDVSKEMIERGMQYNNVTQFTGYEKALQDYYAGNIKYDEFKRLTDYYANVNTDWMGLLTQDAISQNHNLSLSGGASGIKYYSSLGYQNENGAIKGENNKRYSSLMSITADYKKFMAQISFTGNYSTRDYTPQKLGLMDYAYNTSRTIPAFNADGSYFFYPKEISGAPFYNYNILKEKENSGDRTDLISANIRATIKYKVMSGLDVDGTFAYNASSNNRELYYTKDTYYIYKIRGNQNLRSDLAPVGGELQRSETHNNGYTARLQTNYSTYFGKDAKHSINASAGIEAISSEYKGFNITRRGYFPEMGGYFDVVPTTNTAYYQQWMSTVDALGSYNRQLTNTLAWYGTTGYSWNNRYILNVHIRGEQSNLFGSRSNNRFLPIWAVSGRWNMKDDLLKNVSWVNDLAMKASWGWQGNMLPGQSANMVIKQSLISNIYYNSQYAEIANFPNPDLKWERTSSSNVALDFSLLGNKITGSVGYFYKKTEDAFLDKTVSEINGVEKYVINSGTLENKGIEVSLSIKAIDNVGVSGSKRGFVWHFDPQLGQVLNKVLNRTINNRNNVLVDNLSYNDFLAGTVQLAGTPLNTFYSYKFKELSPVDGSPIFYGTEAEQATAYQQKYGSMKKEDVYLEVMSESGRREPFIQGGLSNYFGWRNFGLSFNLTYSLGNKIRLMKIASGYGTAIAYPQQNLRKEFVDRWRRPGDEAYTNIPGLLANNYLNSPWWTQSAASAYQFGGSIYELYDNSDIRLVSGDYLKLQSASFRYNFAEKLVKKMGLSSAYVSVTGTNLFIISSKMLKGQDPTQSGSTPNINLALTPTYSGTINVSF, translated from the coding sequence ATGAACTATTTCCTTATCCACAAGGACAAAGGGAGGCGTGTGCCGTCTGAACCAGGCGATACTGTTACCAACAGCAGCACATCACCATTTATTGTTAAATTTATCTTCATCTTCCTGGCTTTTTTTGTGCTACAACTAAGTAGTAAATTAAGTGCGCAAACGGTTTCCATTAATTTAAAAGATGCGCCTTTCGTACAGGCAGCAGAGGCCATCAGTAAGCAAACGAAATATGATTTTTCATACAACGACCGGATTTTAAAAAAAGCCAAACCGGTAACCTTAAAACTTATTAACGAACCGTTAATCAATGCATTACGGAAATTGTTCGCTGAACAACCGCTCACCTACGAGATCAAAGACCGTATAATTATCATACTGGATAAGAGCGCATCTGCTCCTTCTGGTTTGACAGAGACTCCGGTAGAGGGTAGAGTGACTGCAGAGGACGGCAAGCCCCTGGACGGCGCTACAATTAAAGTTAAAGGTTCAAATTTTTCGACCAGGACGGACGAAAATGGGAAATTTGTAATTCCAACCCAGTACGCCAACGCCACTCTGGAGATCCATCACCTTGGCTATGCCAAATTGGAAGTCAATGCCATGCGGGCCAGAACGATTACACTGGAACTTGTTTCTTCAGCCCTGAATGAAGTAACGATTGTTAACACGGGTTATGAGAAGATTGACAGCAGAAAACTGACAAGTTCAATAACTACCATTAAAATGGACAGTATAATCACCCCTGGAATCAATACCATTGATAAATTATTGGAAGGTAGGGTTCCCGGGATGATCTTTATGCAGAATTCGGGCCAGGTGGGTGCCGCACCCAGATTAAGGATTCGGGGCACAACAACGATTTTAGGAAACAGAGAGCCGCTATGGGTATTAGATGGAATTGTATTGACCGATCCGGTTAATGTTAATCCAAAAGATATCAATGACCTCGACTTTGTAAATTTATTAGGCAACGCAATTGCGGGACTAAATCCTCAGGATATTGATCAGATAGATGTGCTTAAGGATGCGTCGGCGACGGCACTTTATGGTGCAAAAGCTGGTAACGGCGTGATTGTGATCACAACAAAAAAAGGTAAAGTTGGCAAGCCTACAATCTCTTATTCGGGCACAACCAGCTTTTCAAGGCACCCAAGGTATTCGGATAAGTCCATGTATATGATGAACTCGCAGGAACGTATAGACGTGTCTAAAGAGATGATTGAACGAGGGATGCAGTACAACAATGTAACGCAGTTTACGGGTTACGAAAAAGCGCTTCAGGACTATTATGCAGGCAATATAAAGTACGATGAGTTTAAACGGTTAACTGATTATTACGCAAATGTAAATACAGACTGGATGGGACTTTTAACGCAGGATGCCATCTCCCAGAATCATAATTTAAGCCTTTCTGGTGGGGCTAGTGGAATTAAATATTATTCCTCTCTAGGCTATCAGAATGAAAATGGTGCAATCAAGGGAGAGAACAATAAACGCTATTCTTCGCTCATGAGCATCACTGCAGATTATAAAAAATTTATGGCTCAAATCTCTTTTACCGGTAACTATTCGACCAGAGATTATACCCCACAAAAATTGGGTTTGATGGATTATGCGTACAATACCAGCAGAACGATCCCGGCTTTCAATGCAGATGGCAGTTATTTTTTTTATCCGAAAGAGATTAGCGGAGCCCCCTTTTATAACTACAACATTCTTAAAGAAAAGGAAAATTCAGGAGACCGTACCGACCTTATTTCGGCCAACATAAGGGCAACAATAAAATACAAGGTAATGAGTGGCCTGGATGTAGATGGTACATTTGCTTACAATGCAAGCAGCAACAACAGAGAGCTATATTATACGAAAGACACTTATTACATTTATAAAATAAGGGGGAACCAGAATCTCCGATCAGATCTTGCACCTGTCGGCGGTGAATTGCAAAGAAGTGAAACGCATAACAACGGGTATACTGCCCGTTTACAGACAAATTACAGCACTTATTTTGGAAAAGATGCTAAACATTCGATCAATGCAAGTGCCGGTATCGAGGCCATTTCCTCTGAATATAAAGGCTTCAACATCACCAGGAGAGGATATTTCCCTGAAATGGGCGGTTATTTCGATGTTGTGCCCACAACCAATACAGCATATTATCAGCAATGGATGTCTACCGTAGATGCCCTTGGCTCCTATAACCGTCAATTAACAAATACCCTTGCCTGGTACGGTACCACGGGTTACTCCTGGAACAACCGTTATATCCTGAATGTACATATCCGGGGTGAGCAGTCAAACTTATTCGGTTCCAGATCGAACAATAGATTCCTGCCAATATGGGCCGTTTCTGGCAGATGGAATATGAAAGATGATTTATTGAAAAATGTTTCCTGGGTAAATGATCTTGCTATGAAAGCTTCATGGGGCTGGCAGGGAAATATGTTGCCCGGCCAATCTGCCAATATGGTCATTAAACAAAGTCTTATTTCAAACATTTATTACAATTCACAGTATGCGGAAATTGCCAATTTTCCAAATCCGGATTTGAAATGGGAGCGGACTTCTTCCTCTAACGTTGCACTGGACTTCTCCTTGCTTGGAAATAAAATAACCGGATCGGTTGGCTACTTCTATAAAAAGACCGAAGATGCATTTCTTGATAAAACGGTATCAGAGATTAATGGTGTAGAAAAGTATGTGATCAATAGTGGTACACTGGAAAATAAGGGCATTGAAGTTAGCTTAAGTATTAAAGCCATTGATAATGTGGGAGTGAGTGGTTCAAAGCGGGGATTTGTCTGGCACTTTGACCCACAGCTTGGGCAGGTATTGAACAAAGTTTTAAATCGTACAATTAACAACAGAAATAATGTTTTGGTTGATAATTTAAGCTATAATGACTTTCTGGCAGGAACTGTTCAGCTTGCAGGCACGCCACTAAATACATTTTACTCTTACAAGTTTAAGGAACTGAGCCCGGTAGACGGTTCACCGATTTTTTACGGAACAGAAGCGGAACAGGCAACCGCTTATCAACAAAAATATGGTTCAATGAAAAAAGAAGACGTGTATCTGGAGGTAATGAGCGAGTCCGGACGCCGCGAACCCTTTATTCAAGGTGGTTTATCCAATTATTTCGGCTGGAGAAACTTTGGCTTATCCTTCAATTTAACCTACTCTTTGGGCAACAAGATTCGCCTGATGAAAATCGCTTCAGGTTACGGAACGGCAATTGCCTATCCACAGCAAAACCTTCGTAAAGAGTTTGTAGACCGCTGGCGCAGACCCGGAGATGAAGCTTACACCAATATACCCGGACTACTGGCAAACAACTATTTAAATTCGCCCTGGTGGACTCAATCTGCGGCATCAGCGTATCAATTTGGGGGAAGTATTTATGAGCTGTATGACAATTCGGACATCAGGCTGGTTAGCGGAGATTATCTGAAGCTTCAGTCTGCTTCTTTCAGGTACAACTTTGCTGAAAAATTAGTTAAAAAAATGGGCCTGAGTTCAGCATATGTTAGTGTAACCGGCACCAATCTTTTCATTATCAGCAGTAAAATGCTGAAAGGACAGGACCCAACACAGTCAGGTTCCACTCCAAACATCAATCTGGCACTAACACCTACTTATTCAGGCACCATCAATGTTTCATTTTAA
- a CDS encoding FecR family protein: MNEKIKVELLFEKYIDNTINDEELFQLHSFFQTGNNEEQLNRLLQAHFASDVPSDILNERSAEVADLAWIEIQQNIGLKKPTLIGRISWITKVAAAVLIFVSLSVYFILKNDSADKLASKNYITDIQPGTNRASLISSKGTVYQLNGEKQEIITKNGIVRYKDGTLVENEESDQHLTLSTPKGGQYSVTLSDGTKVWLNAASSLSYPASFTGKERRVELVGEAYFEVHHNASQPFIVSTRGQQIRVLGTSFNVNAYQDENKTVTTLVNGRVQLSRDGKNEAPQLHPGEQSVLTGAGFEIAEVDASLFVAWKDGQFRFKATPLTEVMRQIERWYNLDVDYTGIPADIQIHASISRDKKLSTVLHALEKITDLKFEIKGRSVKLMR; this comes from the coding sequence ATGAACGAAAAGATTAAAGTTGAACTTTTATTTGAAAAATACATAGATAATACCATCAATGATGAGGAATTATTTCAATTACACTCATTTTTTCAGACAGGAAATAACGAGGAGCAATTAAACCGATTACTTCAAGCGCATTTTGCGTCTGATGTTCCTTCAGATATACTTAATGAAAGATCTGCTGAAGTAGCGGATTTGGCCTGGATTGAAATTCAACAAAACATAGGCTTGAAAAAACCCACATTGATAGGCAGAATTTCCTGGATCACTAAAGTAGCCGCTGCGGTGCTTATTTTTGTATCCTTATCTGTATATTTTATTTTAAAAAATGATTCGGCTGATAAACTAGCCTCAAAGAATTACATTACTGATATACAACCTGGAACCAACCGCGCATCTTTAATTTCATCGAAAGGTACCGTATATCAGTTGAACGGCGAAAAACAAGAGATTATTACCAAAAATGGAATTGTCCGCTATAAAGATGGAACACTGGTTGAAAATGAAGAGTCAGATCAGCATCTTACATTAAGTACCCCAAAAGGGGGACAATATTCTGTTACCCTAAGTGATGGTACCAAAGTATGGCTTAATGCAGCCTCGTCATTATCTTATCCGGCAAGCTTTACCGGTAAAGAAAGAAGGGTTGAACTTGTTGGTGAGGCTTATTTTGAAGTACATCATAATGCCAGCCAGCCATTTATTGTGAGCACCAGGGGACAGCAGATAAGGGTTTTGGGAACCAGTTTTAACGTCAACGCTTATCAGGATGAAAATAAAACGGTTACCACTTTAGTCAATGGTCGCGTACAACTTAGCAGAGATGGCAAAAACGAGGCACCGCAACTGCATCCCGGAGAACAGTCTGTACTCACAGGCGCTGGTTTCGAAATTGCTGAAGTTGACGCAAGTTTATTTGTTGCCTGGAAAGACGGTCAGTTCCGTTTTAAAGCAACCCCATTAACCGAAGTGATGCGGCAGATTGAACGTTGGTATAACCTGGATGTCGATTACACTGGAATCCCTGCCGATATCCAGATTCATGCATCAATCAGCAGGGATAAAAAATTATCTACCGTATTACACGCACTCGAAAAAATAACGGATTTAAAATTTGAGATCAAAGGAAGGAGTGTAAAGCTTATGCGCTAG
- a CDS encoding RNA polymerase sigma factor — MRKIAITDEKELLRKLRDGDESAFKEIYKCYAQRLVSKLIQILKSEEIAKDILQDIFMKIWEIRKTIDPELSFGALLYKMAANLSKNAFRRNIYDQLMRSEIDPDVAYNPMDDADDASQTKALLDMALSKLTERQRKVYVMHKLEGRSYQEISDELKISASAINHHIQEANKRVRLALKSKHFELLLCLLPIFFKNN, encoded by the coding sequence TTGAGAAAAATAGCCATCACTGATGAAAAAGAACTGCTGCGAAAGTTGCGGGATGGGGACGAATCTGCATTTAAAGAAATATATAAATGTTATGCACAGCGCCTGGTTTCAAAATTGATTCAGATTTTAAAATCAGAAGAAATAGCTAAAGACATCCTCCAGGACATCTTCATGAAGATATGGGAAATTCGTAAAACAATAGATCCCGAACTTAGTTTTGGCGCGTTGCTCTATAAAATGGCAGCAAACCTTTCAAAAAATGCTTTTAGGAGAAATATTTATGACCAGCTTATGCGGAGCGAAATCGATCCGGATGTAGCTTACAATCCTATGGATGATGCAGACGATGCATCGCAAACTAAAGCATTGCTGGACATGGCTTTGAGTAAACTGACGGAGCGACAGCGAAAGGTTTATGTCATGCATAAGTTAGAAGGGCGGAGTTATCAGGAAATTAGTGATGAGTTGAAGATCAGCGCATCTGCTATCAATCATCATATTCAGGAGGCTAATAAAAGGGTGAGGCTTGCACTAAAATCCAAGCATTTTGAACTTTTATTATGTTTACTTCCAATTTTTTTCAAAAATAATTGA
- a CDS encoding VOC family protein — translation MATQIFVNLAVNDLDKSVEFFTKLGYTFNPKFTNEKATCMIISDTIYIMLLTRTFFQTFTEKEIIDAHKTIETSIALSADSKDAVNEMVDKAVAAGATIPNPATDYGFMYQHSFDDLDGHHWEYVWMDPNGMPEQQG, via the coding sequence ATGGCAACTCAAATTTTCGTAAACCTGGCTGTTAACGACCTTGACAAATCGGTGGAATTTTTCACCAAACTCGGATATACTTTTAATCCCAAATTTACCAATGAGAAAGCAACCTGCATGATCATCAGCGATACTATTTATATCATGCTGCTGACCAGAACCTTTTTTCAAACGTTTACCGAAAAAGAAATTATAGATGCACACAAAACCATAGAAACTTCCATTGCCTTATCGGCTGATAGTAAAGATGCGGTTAACGAAATGGTAGACAAAGCAGTAGCAGCTGGCGCAACGATACCTAATCCGGCTACCGATTATGGTTTTATGTATCAGCATAGTTTTGATGATCTTGATGGTCACCATTGGGAATATGTATGGATGGACCCGAACGGCATGCCTGAACAGCAGGGTTAA